A genomic region of Methanosarcina thermophila TM-1 contains the following coding sequences:
- the mtaB gene encoding methanol--corrinoid protein co-methyltransferase MtaB: MVKKYTSMAYANADELIFGQSKFPVKAGLGLEIGGGYTSPEVNYAPRPGAGASKEKLVKEYERITTDIMARMVQIGAPSVVLETEHVQQMSNNPEWGGAVAHAQKTIMEEYHDEYGIKCALRHTIGDIREDRDYLQLRGDKYSVFMEAFEQAATNGADLLSVESMGGKEVFDYSILRNDTAGILFGIGVLGSMDMEMVWSDIAAIARKTGTVAAGDTDCAQANTAMFIAGGLLDKNLAHTIAIVARAISAARSLCAYEAGAIGPGKDCGYENTIIKSIAGVPITQEGKTSTCAHSDLMGNLVMQCCDLWSNESVEYHGEFGGTTVQCWAETLAYDCSMMNVALKTGKAKDLRDILVLSDKYRDPQGYVLAYDNAYKIGQAIAKDGENNYLRAKNAAIECCNIIEEGVNSGKLKLTRFETNALAKVKADLEALTDDADKFMSDNLTKFKQEIAVFRPENYGL, from the coding sequence ATGGTAAAAAAATACACTTCAATGGCTTATGCTAATGCAGATGAACTGATTTTCGGGCAGTCAAAGTTCCCTGTAAAGGCAGGGCTTGGCCTTGAGATTGGTGGAGGATACACATCCCCCGAAGTTAACTATGCCCCAAGACCTGGAGCCGGTGCATCTAAAGAAAAGCTCGTAAAAGAATATGAAAGAATCACCACCGACATTATGGCGAGGATGGTTCAGATTGGAGCTCCCTCTGTGGTGCTTGAAACCGAACACGTTCAGCAGATGTCAAACAACCCTGAGTGGGGAGGAGCTGTTGCACATGCTCAGAAGACCATTATGGAAGAGTACCACGATGAGTACGGTATAAAATGCGCACTCCGCCACACAATAGGTGATATCCGTGAAGACCGTGACTATCTCCAGCTCAGAGGAGACAAGTACAGCGTCTTTATGGAAGCTTTTGAGCAAGCTGCCACAAATGGTGCAGACTTGCTTTCTGTAGAGAGCATGGGTGGTAAGGAAGTCTTCGACTATTCTATCCTGAGAAACGACACTGCAGGTATTCTCTTCGGCATCGGTGTACTCGGTAGCATGGACATGGAAATGGTCTGGTCCGACATTGCAGCAATAGCAAGGAAGACTGGCACCGTAGCAGCCGGTGACACTGACTGTGCCCAGGCAAACACTGCAATGTTCATTGCAGGTGGTCTGCTTGACAAGAACCTTGCCCACACAATTGCAATCGTTGCAAGGGCAATCTCGGCAGCAAGATCCCTCTGTGCATACGAAGCCGGCGCAATAGGACCCGGAAAGGACTGTGGTTACGAGAATACTATCATAAAGTCCATTGCAGGTGTCCCGATCACTCAGGAAGGTAAGACCTCAACCTGTGCCCACTCTGACCTCATGGGTAACCTGGTTATGCAGTGCTGTGACCTCTGGTCCAACGAGTCCGTTGAATACCACGGTGAATTCGGCGGTACAACTGTCCAGTGTTGGGCTGAGACCCTTGCTTATGACTGTTCCATGATGAATGTTGCCCTTAAAACTGGAAAGGCAAAGGACCTCAGGGACATTCTCGTGCTCTCTGATAAGTACAGAGACCCACAGGGCTATGTGCTTGCATACGACAACGCCTACAAGATCGGTCAGGCAATCGCAAAGGACGGAGAGAACAACTACCTCAGAGCAAAGAACGCTGCAATCGAATGTTGCAACATCATTGAAGAGGGTGTCAACTCTGGCAAGCTCAAACTCACAAGATTCGAGACCAATGCTCTTGCAAAGGTTAAGGCTGATCTCGAAGCCCTCACCGATGATGCTGACAAGTTCATGAGCGACAACCTGACCAAGTTCAAACAGGAAATTGCAGTTTTCAGACCCGAAAACTATGGGCTCTAA
- the mtaC gene encoding methanol--corrinoid protein MtaC, producing the protein MLDLKLEDIDGILVRYNVALEKEMTPDEAAEELYPKDELIYPIAKAIFEGEEDDVIEGLQAAIDAGKKPIDLIDEALMVGMGVVTQLYDDGVIFLPNVMMSADAMLAGIEFCKSQTTEVPEPKGKVVCHVAEGDVHDIGKNIVAALLRANGYEVVDLGRDVPVDEVVAAVEKEKPIMLTGTALMTTTMYAFKEVNDKLLEKGIKIPFACGGGAVNQDFVSQYELGVYGEEAADAPKIADAIVAGTTDITALREEFHKH; encoded by the coding sequence ATGTTGGATTTGAAACTGGAAGATATCGATGGCATATTAGTACGTTATAACGTCGCCCTCGAAAAGGAAATGACACCTGACGAAGCCGCAGAAGAGCTTTACCCCAAGGATGAACTCATCTACCCGATTGCAAAAGCCATCTTTGAAGGAGAAGAAGATGACGTTATCGAGGGTCTCCAGGCAGCAATCGATGCAGGCAAGAAGCCAATCGACCTTATTGACGAAGCCCTCATGGTAGGCATGGGAGTTGTAACCCAGCTCTACGATGATGGTGTCATTTTCCTCCCGAACGTTATGATGTCCGCAGATGCAATGCTTGCAGGTATCGAATTCTGTAAGAGCCAGACCACTGAAGTTCCCGAGCCAAAAGGTAAGGTTGTCTGCCATGTTGCAGAAGGTGACGTTCACGACATTGGAAAGAACATTGTCGCTGCCCTCCTGAGAGCAAATGGCTACGAAGTAGTTGACCTCGGAAGAGATGTCCCTGTAGACGAAGTAGTCGCTGCAGTCGAGAAAGAGAAGCCAATAATGCTCACAGGTACTGCCCTCATGACCACCACCATGTATGCATTCAAGGAAGTTAACGATAAGCTCCTTGAGAAGGGAATAAAGATTCCATTCGCATGTGGTGGCGGTGCTGTGAACCAGGACTTCGTGTCTCAGTATGAACTTGGAGTTTATGGTGAAGAAGCTGCAGACGCCCCCAAGATTGCTGATGCAATTGTTGCAGGTACTACAGATATCACAGCATTAAGAGAGGAATTCCACAAACACTGA
- a CDS encoding GTP-binding protein, with product MQVIVVGGFLGSGKTTTIINMGKYLAERGKKVAIIVNEIGEIGIDGDVIKRFGFDTKEITSGCICCSLKVGLRTTVTLLAKEYKPDILMIEPTGIAFPHVIRDEIELMNLGEQVRIAPLVTLIDGSRFKYLMKEVKDFAMRQIIDAEILGINKVDLIEPIRLPILEASVQQLNPNARVVLLSGKDMDEKFENFMRMVLPDLEGVSERLPKAEVTEEAEPSAPQETESSIEASKVGSYSAEFEVEDGNLSTDAARELTTELIYTIKAKVLKLNPEFVGHIKLFLDNGSETVKQSVTIYYEEPQGEIIKSKEGAVPTLKILSAISNVENGAIKEAVSRSVEEVFERRGIKVSKPKLNHDHEHGHHENNKPGNHGHAQRFSDIKRKGKDEETCE from the coding sequence GTGCAGGTCATTGTGGTGGGGGGTTTTCTGGGAAGCGGAAAAACTACCACTATTATCAATATGGGCAAGTACCTGGCAGAAAGAGGGAAGAAAGTTGCCATTATTGTGAACGAGATTGGCGAAATCGGGATTGATGGAGACGTTATAAAGAGATTCGGGTTTGATACGAAAGAGATCACAAGCGGGTGCATTTGCTGTTCCCTGAAAGTAGGATTAAGGACTACTGTTACTCTTCTTGCAAAGGAATACAAACCTGATATCCTGATGATCGAACCCACAGGCATTGCCTTCCCACACGTAATCAGGGATGAAATTGAACTCATGAACCTTGGCGAGCAGGTAAGAATTGCTCCCCTTGTGACCCTGATTGACGGCAGCCGTTTCAAGTACCTGATGAAAGAAGTTAAAGACTTTGCCATGAGGCAGATTATTGATGCGGAAATCCTGGGAATAAACAAGGTAGACCTGATAGAGCCTATTCGTCTTCCTATTCTTGAAGCATCGGTGCAGCAGCTTAATCCGAATGCCAGAGTAGTTCTTCTTTCAGGAAAGGATATGGACGAAAAATTTGAAAATTTCATGCGAATGGTGCTCCCGGATCTTGAAGGAGTGTCCGAAAGACTCCCGAAAGCTGAGGTAACTGAAGAAGCCGAACCCTCTGCGCCGCAAGAGACCGAAAGTTCTATTGAGGCTTCAAAAGTAGGCAGCTATTCTGCAGAATTTGAAGTTGAAGACGGGAACCTTAGCACTGACGCTGCCAGGGAATTAACAACTGAACTGATATACACGATAAAAGCAAAGGTGCTGAAACTAAACCCCGAATTCGTAGGACATATCAAACTCTTCCTGGACAATGGATCAGAAACCGTGAAGCAGAGTGTTACGATATATTACGAGGAGCCCCAGGGAGAAATAATCAAGTCAAAGGAAGGAGCTGTCCCTACACTTAAAATTCTCTCAGCAATCTCAAACGTTGAGAATGGAGCCATTAAAGAAGCTGTAAGCCGTTCAGTCGAGGAAGTCTTTGAAAGAAGAGGAATAAAAGTCAGTAAACCCAAGCTGAACCATGATCATGAACATGGGCATCACGAGAATAATAAACCTGGAAATCATGGGCATGCACAGAGGTTTTCGGATATTAAAAGAAAAGGCAAAGACGAAGAAACGTGTGAGTGA
- a CDS encoding methylamine methyltransferase corrinoid protein reductive activase, whose protein sequence is MRTGVAIDLGTSGFRAQKIDLDSGEIKKTVITLRNPLPGANVMDHLDFAIHYGLDKAHELSVTAVKNILTALNVDLAEMERFSICGNPIQLSIFQGIPIEDLAYAGERKKQKYHIEEQNRDARIIPMTEIEGFEEAVNCKLIVPPAIKHEVGADALALIVKAGMIENNEIAIATDYGTNAEMALKANGVIYTGSAAAGPALEGQEIEYGSIASPHTICDVEFEGENLRCYVLDRDMKTKKADLVNPKTGEVIEKGELTAKGITGTGVIALIETGMRNKLIVLPKIQTPDGVIHLQDGIKFTNKDLIAAGRAIGAIRAGHITLCAAAGIEMEDLQAAHMSGAAGTYMDAAKAHKVGMIPYNASYVSQIGNTSLTIAREILLSEDRLWELQAIAKEIVGTHVMFATSEAFKEAYLLELAFWNEGMSFKMLQKFLKKKKLPMIGEPSDILKIDRRVERDIPELGEEGLEVLERVGTYLTMVIGECEGCRKCVKVCPTGALRMEDNGFVKIRTDLCDGANCQRCLHACPSDRFKWENLTVAGK, encoded by the coding sequence ATGAGAACTGGAGTTGCAATTGACCTGGGTACTAGCGGTTTTAGAGCCCAGAAAATTGATCTGGATAGCGGCGAAATCAAAAAGACGGTCATAACGCTGCGGAATCCCTTACCCGGAGCAAATGTGATGGACCATCTTGATTTTGCAATTCATTATGGGCTTGATAAAGCTCACGAACTTTCGGTAACAGCCGTAAAAAATATTCTGACCGCACTGAATGTAGATCTGGCAGAAATGGAGAGATTTTCAATCTGCGGAAACCCTATTCAGCTTTCTATATTCCAGGGCATTCCAATCGAAGATCTGGCATATGCAGGTGAGCGTAAAAAGCAAAAATACCATATTGAAGAACAGAATCGAGATGCACGCATAATACCTATGACCGAAATTGAGGGTTTTGAAGAGGCTGTAAACTGCAAATTGATTGTGCCTCCAGCAATTAAACACGAGGTCGGAGCCGATGCGCTTGCACTTATTGTAAAAGCAGGCATGATTGAGAACAATGAGATAGCGATTGCAACGGATTACGGGACAAACGCAGAAATGGCTCTTAAAGCAAATGGCGTTATATATACCGGGTCAGCTGCCGCAGGACCTGCGCTTGAGGGTCAGGAGATAGAATATGGGTCTATTGCTTCTCCTCATACAATTTGCGACGTTGAATTTGAGGGCGAAAACCTGCGCTGCTATGTACTTGACCGGGACATGAAGACCAAAAAAGCTGACCTTGTAAATCCTAAAACCGGGGAAGTTATTGAAAAAGGAGAACTGACTGCAAAGGGCATTACAGGTACAGGAGTCATTGCCCTTATAGAGACGGGCATGAGAAATAAGCTCATTGTGCTGCCAAAGATTCAAACACCGGATGGCGTTATCCATCTGCAGGATGGGATAAAATTCACGAATAAAGACCTTATTGCAGCCGGGAGAGCAATAGGGGCGATCAGAGCCGGACATATCACTCTCTGTGCAGCCGCAGGCATAGAAATGGAAGATCTGCAGGCTGCTCACATGTCAGGAGCTGCGGGCACTTATATGGACGCTGCAAAGGCTCACAAGGTAGGAATGATTCCTTACAATGCGAGTTATGTTTCCCAGATAGGAAATACTTCTCTTACCATTGCCAGGGAGATCCTGCTTTCTGAAGACAGGCTCTGGGAACTGCAGGCGATTGCAAAGGAAATAGTGGGTACCCATGTGATGTTTGCAACCTCCGAGGCATTTAAGGAAGCTTATTTGCTGGAACTTGCTTTCTGGAATGAGGGTATGTCTTTCAAGATGCTTCAGAAGTTTTTGAAAAAGAAAAAACTCCCCATGATCGGCGAACCTTCTGATATTCTCAAAATTGATCGTCGAGTTGAAAGAGATATCCCCGAGCTCGGAGAAGAAGGGCTTGAGGTACTTGAAAGGGTTGGAACTTACCTTACAATGGTAATTGGAGAATGTGAAGGCTGCCGTAAGTGCGTAAAGGTCTGCCCTACCGGAGCCCTTAGAATGGAAGACAACGGGTTTGTAAAAATAAGGACTGACCTCTGTGACGGCGCAAACTGCCAGCGCTGCCTTCACGCCTGTCCAAGTGATAGGTTTAAATGGGAAAACCTGACAGTGGCAGGAAAATAA
- the mtaA gene encoding methylcobamide:CoM methyltransferase MtaA: protein MSEFTLKTRLLAALEGKPVDKVPVCSVTQTGIVELMDKVGAPWPEAHTNPELMAKLAIANYELSGLEAVRIPYCLTVLVEAMGCEINMGTKNRQPSVTGHPYPKDLEGASIPADLLQKGRIPVVLEAIKIIREKVGPDVPIIGGMEGPVTVASDLVSVKSFMKWSIKKIDLFEQALDLATEAAIMYANAMVEAGADVIAIADPVASPDLMSPDSFRQYLKPRLQKFSSGVNSVTVLHICGNVNPILSDMADCGFEGLSVEEKIGSAKKGKEVIGDRARLVGNISSPFTLLPGPIDKIKAEAKEALEGGIDVLAPGCGIAPMTPLENIKALVAARDEYYA, encoded by the coding sequence ATGAGCGAATTTACACTCAAAACGAGACTTTTAGCTGCCCTTGAAGGCAAGCCAGTTGACAAAGTACCTGTTTGCTCCGTGACCCAGACCGGGATTGTAGAACTTATGGATAAAGTCGGAGCTCCCTGGCCTGAAGCTCACACCAACCCCGAACTCATGGCAAAGCTGGCAATTGCCAACTATGAGCTTAGCGGACTCGAAGCTGTAAGAATTCCCTATTGTCTTACCGTTCTTGTTGAAGCTATGGGCTGTGAGATCAACATGGGTACCAAGAACAGGCAGCCTTCTGTTACAGGTCACCCCTACCCCAAGGATCTTGAAGGCGCATCCATTCCTGCAGACCTCCTGCAGAAAGGCAGAATCCCTGTTGTACTCGAAGCCATAAAAATAATCAGGGAAAAAGTAGGTCCTGACGTGCCAATTATTGGCGGTATGGAAGGTCCGGTTACGGTCGCCTCCGACCTGGTAAGTGTAAAATCCTTCATGAAGTGGTCCATTAAAAAGATTGATCTCTTCGAGCAGGCTCTGGACCTTGCCACTGAAGCTGCAATCATGTACGCAAATGCAATGGTCGAAGCAGGCGCAGATGTTATTGCCATTGCAGACCCTGTAGCTTCCCCTGATCTCATGAGCCCTGACTCCTTCAGGCAGTATCTCAAGCCAAGGCTGCAGAAGTTCTCCTCAGGTGTGAACTCAGTAACTGTCCTCCACATCTGTGGAAATGTTAACCCGATTCTCAGTGACATGGCAGATTGCGGCTTCGAAGGTCTCAGCGTTGAAGAGAAAATAGGCAGCGCAAAGAAGGGTAAGGAAGTAATCGGAGACAGAGCAAGATTAGTAGGAAACATTTCCAGTCCTTTCACTCTCCTGCCAGGACCTATTGACAAGATAAAAGCTGAAGCAAAAGAAGCTCTTGAAGGCGGAATTGATGTACTCGCACCAGGCTGTGGTATTGCACCTATGACCCCTCTCGAAAATATCAAAGCACTGGTCGCAGCTAGAGATGAGTACTACGCATGA
- a CDS encoding CHASE4 domain-containing protein: protein MKVSGKILVTVYVIFALLISVVILASQSILYSSFSNLQEKEAAENVERVKDIIDLQVLHFEGINSALSSREDVRALMLNQHTQNLSETAVDEIFSVSGCDFIFLVNSSGNIMYSKVSDSGVSNNASILPDILQRIEDGSLLCKEAETPLKGIVMLENEPAFISSQPVLAASGDNEISGTIILGKKFDSSFLESIQESTGSTVTLYNLKASSFDFQQALFESKNPNFMYNKTENRVTSYSVIKDISGSPAFIIQSDTPSTIYAEGQKFLQYLVFLLLFAGLITGASFKFLLDREVISRIVAIDNFVRKARTDENFSERFSVEGNDELSRLSEGINQTLDRLRTTSEKFKAQEHEKMLILDSLTELVVFMDSELKIIWLNKVALDHMGMRLEDVIGRNYRDIYTI, encoded by the coding sequence ATGAAAGTTAGTGGAAAGATCCTTGTTACCGTCTACGTTATCTTTGCTCTTCTCATTTCAGTTGTTATTCTTGCATCCCAGAGCATCCTCTATTCCAGTTTTTCCAATCTGCAGGAAAAAGAGGCAGCTGAAAATGTAGAAAGGGTAAAGGATATTATTGATCTCCAGGTTCTACACTTTGAAGGCATCAATTCTGCTCTTTCTTCAAGGGAGGATGTCAGAGCTTTAATGCTCAATCAGCACACTCAAAATCTCAGTGAGACTGCAGTAGATGAGATCTTTTCCGTTAGTGGTTGCGACTTCATTTTTCTGGTAAACAGTTCAGGGAATATTATGTATTCCAAAGTTTCGGATTCAGGAGTATCCAATAATGCTTCTATTCTTCCTGACATACTTCAGAGAATAGAAGATGGCAGTCTCCTCTGTAAAGAGGCTGAGACTCCTTTAAAAGGCATAGTCATGCTGGAAAACGAGCCTGCATTTATCTCCAGTCAACCTGTGCTTGCAGCGTCCGGAGATAACGAAATCTCAGGTACGATCATTCTTGGAAAAAAGTTTGATTCTAGTTTCCTTGAATCCATCCAGGAAAGTACAGGAAGTACGGTTACCCTTTATAATCTTAAAGCTTCTTCATTTGATTTCCAGCAGGCTCTTTTTGAAAGCAAAAATCCGAATTTCATGTATAATAAAACCGAAAACCGAGTTACAAGCTATTCTGTCATTAAAGATATTTCCGGAAGTCCGGCTTTTATAATCCAGTCTGACACCCCCAGCACAATCTATGCCGAGGGGCAGAAGTTTCTCCAGTACCTGGTATTTTTACTTTTGTTCGCAGGACTTATTACTGGGGCTAGTTTTAAGTTTCTTCTTGACAGGGAAGTGATATCCCGGATAGTCGCAATTGATAATTTTGTGAGAAAGGCGAGGACAGACGAGAATTTCTCTGAACGATTTTCTGTGGAAGGAAATGATGAACTCTCAAGGCTGTCTGAAGGAATAAACCAGACACTTGACCGCCTGAGAACTACTTCTGAGAAGTTCAAAGCTCAGGAACATGAAAAAATGTTGATTCTCGATTCTCTCACTGAACTTGTAGTCTTTATGGATTCCGAATTGAAAATAATCTGGCTGAATAAAGTGGCTCTTGACCACATGGGTATGAGGCTTGAAGACGTTATCGGGCGAAATTATAGGGATATATATACTATATAA
- a CDS encoding response regulator: protein MRVLESGNEEFGEVVTRDGKTWAVSAIPIKNEEGKITGILKTGLDITTHRRSEEKLLQAKLEAEAANNTKSEFLANMSHELRTPLNSIIGFSDILLEKTFGELNEKQYKYVRNISTSGKHLLMLINDILDLSKVEAGKMELHYSEFSINSVLEEVKAVLSPLMQGKDLEVTFNIEPDLTTLEADRGRLIQILYNLISNAIKFTPAGGKVLIYCKKSGNRALISVIDTGIGISAEDQLKLFQPFTQLSKSATKQYCGTGLGLALVKKLVPLHQGDIWVESEPGKGSNFTFAIPLRKPLELRKAKEIELEDVMIEFEMSKAAALSVKKSMEDLQEELEMPEVHLPREGDSKQELILVVEDDKSSSELLSVILKDEGYSVAALYSGKNVLKVAKNLKPDIITLDVFLPDTNGWLVLRQLKNDPHTTSIPVLIISMTNNNELGITLGATYSFTKPIKRVELVNALKEITKKFRFESPKVLIVDDDEYTVELLSSMIEPEGFEVIKAYSGREGLQKLFSNPQPDILIVDLMMSEVSGFDLISSMRADIRTKDIPLIVCTSSELTGKNLEELNNELKGYLISIMKKGTFGRKELINRIQQLAMLKRLNDEENPYCRR, encoded by the coding sequence TTGAGAGTATTGGAGTCCGGAAATGAAGAGTTCGGGGAAGTAGTCACCAGGGATGGGAAGACCTGGGCAGTTAGTGCAATTCCCATAAAGAATGAAGAAGGCAAGATTACCGGGATTCTGAAAACAGGTCTAGATATCACTACACATCGGCGTTCGGAAGAAAAATTGCTTCAGGCAAAACTTGAAGCTGAAGCCGCCAATAATACCAAAAGTGAATTTCTTGCAAACATGAGCCATGAGTTGAGAACACCTTTGAATTCCATTATAGGATTTTCGGATATTCTTCTTGAGAAGACTTTTGGCGAGCTTAATGAAAAGCAGTACAAATATGTACGCAATATTTCTACCAGTGGGAAGCATTTGCTGATGCTCATAAACGATATTCTTGACCTTTCAAAAGTAGAAGCCGGAAAAATGGAACTCCACTATAGTGAGTTTTCAATCAACTCCGTTTTAGAGGAGGTTAAAGCCGTTCTCTCTCCTCTTATGCAGGGAAAAGATCTTGAGGTGACTTTTAATATAGAACCCGACCTTACTACGCTAGAAGCCGACAGAGGTCGACTGATTCAGATACTTTACAACCTTATAAGCAATGCAATCAAATTTACCCCAGCCGGCGGAAAAGTCCTGATCTACTGCAAGAAAAGCGGCAATCGAGCGCTTATTTCAGTCATAGATACCGGTATAGGCATTTCTGCTGAAGATCAGCTAAAACTTTTCCAGCCCTTTACCCAACTTAGTAAGTCAGCAACCAAACAATATTGCGGCACAGGACTTGGACTTGCTCTTGTGAAGAAGCTCGTGCCCCTTCATCAGGGAGATATTTGGGTTGAGAGCGAGCCTGGGAAAGGCAGCAACTTTACCTTTGCGATTCCTCTCAGGAAACCCTTAGAGTTAAGAAAAGCCAAAGAGATAGAACTTGAGGATGTAATGATAGAGTTTGAGATGAGCAAAGCAGCAGCACTTTCAGTAAAAAAAAGCATGGAGGATTTGCAAGAAGAACTCGAGATGCCCGAAGTCCACTTACCTAGAGAGGGAGATTCTAAACAGGAACTTATTCTGGTAGTCGAAGATGACAAAAGCTCCAGTGAACTTCTCTCAGTTATTCTTAAGGACGAAGGATATAGTGTAGCTGCCCTTTATAGCGGAAAAAATGTTTTGAAGGTTGCAAAGAACTTGAAACCCGATATTATTACCCTGGATGTCTTCCTGCCGGACACTAACGGCTGGCTTGTTTTGAGGCAGTTGAAAAATGATCCTCACACAACTTCCATACCTGTGCTTATCATCTCCATGACTAATAACAACGAGCTTGGAATTACACTTGGAGCAACATACTCCTTTACAAAACCGATAAAAAGGGTTGAGCTGGTAAATGCCCTCAAAGAAATTACTAAGAAGTTCCGGTTCGAATCTCCTAAAGTTCTTATCGTGGATGATGATGAATATACTGTAGAACTGCTGAGCTCAATGATTGAGCCCGAAGGTTTTGAGGTTATCAAAGCTTACAGTGGAAGGGAAGGTCTACAAAAGCTCTTCTCAAACCCGCAGCCGGACATACTGATTGTTGACCTCATGATGTCGGAAGTCAGCGGGTTTGACCTGATATCCAGCATGAGAGCTGATATACGTACAAAAGATATTCCTCTTATTGTATGCACTTCCAGCGAACTTACCGGGAAGAATCTTGAAGAACTGAACAATGAACTGAAAGGTTACCTTATTTCTATTATGAAAAAGGGCACTTTCGGAAGAAAAGAATTAATTAATAGGATACAACAATTAGCTATGCTGAAGAGGCTTAATGATGAAGAAAATCCTTATTGTCGAAGATAA
- a CDS encoding response regulator: MKKILIVEDNPMNMELIMDLLELYGHSITKAEDGIKALERLAEKKFDLILLDMQLPKMDGLEVLDRIKKNPATADIPVIAVTAHAMKGSEEHFIEMGCVDYVSKPIDIHKFRALISKYLDEDSS, encoded by the coding sequence ATGAAGAAAATCCTTATTGTCGAAGATAATCCCATGAACATGGAACTGATTATGGATCTTCTGGAACTCTATGGGCACAGTATAACTAAAGCCGAAGATGGAATAAAGGCGCTTGAACGCCTTGCTGAAAAAAAGTTCGATCTTATTCTGCTAGATATGCAACTTCCAAAGATGGATGGGCTTGAAGTTCTCGATAGAATTAAGAAGAATCCTGCGACTGCAGATATCCCTGTGATAGCAGTTACGGCCCATGCTATGAAAGGCAGTGAGGAGCATTTCATAGAAATGGGCTGTGTGGACTATGTCTCCAAACCCATTGATATTCACAAATTCAGGGCTTTGATCAGTAAGTATCTGGACGAAGACTCATCCTGA
- a CDS encoding helix-turn-helix transcriptional regulator: protein MKVSLIDLAFLSEKRKDVLLLLEEGPKTGDEIKTALNVNSTSIMPQIKKLKEGRLIVQDERNTYRLSEMGEIVVEKMEPLLNTVRVFEENYDYWTNHDFSAIPEHLLNRIDELGNYYMLEADLNRLFELPEDFKKNLLESKDVKMFLSYFNPLHVEMYLELVEKGATICLILTEPVFDRMKKDYYKDLKYLVESENVQIYVCDKNVTLKNVVTERFCSLVLFDKKGKFDHQRLMSFDESALKWCEELFLYYKDLSTRLEKL, encoded by the coding sequence ATGAAGGTATCACTTATTGATCTGGCATTTCTTTCAGAAAAAAGGAAAGATGTATTACTCCTGCTGGAAGAGGGACCTAAAACAGGGGATGAAATAAAAACAGCCCTCAATGTCAATTCGACATCAATCATGCCCCAGATCAAAAAGTTAAAAGAAGGGCGCCTAATAGTACAGGACGAGAGAAATACCTATAGGCTCTCCGAGATGGGAGAGATAGTAGTCGAAAAAATGGAGCCTCTACTGAATACTGTAAGAGTTTTTGAGGAAAATTATGATTATTGGACAAATCATGACTTTTCTGCAATTCCCGAGCATCTCCTTAACAGGATTGATGAATTGGGTAACTATTACATGCTTGAAGCCGACCTTAACCGACTTTTTGAATTACCTGAAGATTTTAAAAAGAATCTTTTGGAATCAAAAGATGTAAAAATGTTCCTTTCATATTTTAATCCTCTTCACGTTGAGATGTATTTAGAACTTGTAGAGAAAGGAGCTACAATATGTCTTATCCTGACAGAACCCGTTTTTGACAGGATGAAAAAGGATTACTACAAAGATCTGAAATATCTTGTGGAATCAGAAAATGTTCAGATATATGTCTGTGACAAAAATGTAACCCTCAAAAACGTGGTGACAGAACGTTTCTGCTCGCTTGTGCTATTCGACAAAAAAGGAAAGTTCGATCATCAACGGCTCATGAGTTTTGATGAAAGTGCACTCAAATGGTGTGAAGAACTCTTTTTGTATTATAAAGACCTTTCCACACGACTGGAGAAACTATAA